A genomic segment from Halomonas sp. TA22 encodes:
- a CDS encoding YihY/virulence factor BrkB family protein produces MFKHIALFWWQILRNAVSLWLERNAFSYAGSLAFYTLFSLAPTIIIAVTVIGVVLGEDAAQGQIVAQLQGTMGEEAATAVEQAVAQSRIEQAGIMPTLIGIGALMVGATTVFAQMQFSLNTIWDVAPKPSGNSVLIFLKNRLLSLTIVLSIGFILLVSLVFGVALRAALQYGDDYLPFVGLLASSAEFLVSLAMVALLFATIFKVLPDVVLRWKDVLIGAIVTAVLFAIGRSAIATYLAYTATASTYGAAGSVVVILLWVYYSSLILLFGAAFTRCHLEARGKPVIPRNSAVVVKHELQGY; encoded by the coding sequence ATGTTCAAGCATATCGCTCTTTTCTGGTGGCAAATCTTGCGTAACGCCGTAAGTCTATGGCTGGAACGCAACGCCTTCAGTTATGCCGGCTCCCTGGCGTTCTATACGCTTTTCTCCTTGGCGCCGACCATCATCATTGCCGTCACCGTCATTGGGGTGGTACTTGGCGAAGATGCAGCCCAGGGGCAGATCGTGGCCCAGCTGCAGGGGACCATGGGCGAGGAGGCGGCGACCGCCGTCGAACAGGCCGTCGCCCAGTCGCGTATCGAGCAGGCCGGTATCATGCCTACTCTGATAGGGATTGGCGCCTTGATGGTGGGCGCGACCACTGTGTTCGCCCAAATGCAGTTCTCGCTCAATACCATCTGGGACGTGGCGCCCAAACCTAGCGGCAACTCGGTATTGATCTTTCTCAAGAACCGCTTGTTGTCGCTGACGATCGTCCTCTCGATCGGTTTCATCCTGCTGGTGTCCCTGGTCTTTGGTGTGGCGCTTCGTGCCGCACTGCAATACGGGGACGACTATCTGCCGTTTGTAGGATTGCTTGCCAGCAGCGCCGAATTTCTGGTCTCGCTGGCCATGGTGGCGCTGCTGTTTGCCACGATCTTCAAGGTATTGCCCGATGTGGTGTTGCGCTGGAAAGATGTCCTGATCGGTGCCATCGTCACTGCAGTGCTGTTCGCCATCGGCCGTTCGGCGATTGCCACCTATCTCGCCTATACGGCAACGGCGTCGACGTATGGTGCCGCCGGGTCGGTGGTGGTCATCCTGCTGTGGGTCTACTACTCCTCGTTGATACTACTGTTCGGGGCAGCCTTCACGCGTTGCCATCTCGAGGCCCGGGGCAAGCCGGTGATACCACGCAATTCGGCAGTGGTGGTCAAGCATGAGCTGCAAGGCTACTGA
- a CDS encoding bifunctional nicotinamide-nucleotide adenylyltransferase/Nudix hydroxylase — MARPIPPRPASTEIVQDFDCLVFIGRFQPPHLGHIAVIHEALKRSRQVIVLVGSAWQASSLRNPWRFEERQQMLRGCFDDDDNERLEVEPLLDALYNDDVWVRDVQRKVRDIASPRHGRLPRIGLIGASRGQSSYYLTLFPQWESVSVPLVEGISASQIRERLLRSVSSASDYLSTGAAHDLPPSVHGTLRDFADTQPFLQLIEEQRLLDQYRSAWVDAPYPPIFVTVNAVVVQSGHVLLVKRTAAPGKGLLALPGGFVNSHERLLDACLRELRERLRLKVPEPVLKGSLRGQRLFDEPHRSWRGRTLAEAFYFALRPEQQLPQLKPVKGGDHARWVALADLEPETLFEDHFFIIQNFLGLPADFSG, encoded by the coding sequence ATGGCACGACCGATACCGCCGCGCCCCGCTTCGACGGAAATCGTCCAGGATTTCGATTGCCTGGTATTCATCGGGCGATTTCAGCCGCCGCATCTGGGCCACATTGCGGTCATCCACGAGGCCCTCAAACGATCGCGCCAGGTGATCGTACTGGTCGGTTCGGCCTGGCAGGCGAGCTCGCTGCGTAACCCCTGGCGCTTCGAGGAGCGTCAGCAGATGCTGCGGGGCTGCTTCGATGATGATGACAACGAGCGGCTGGAGGTGGAGCCGCTGCTCGATGCGCTCTACAACGACGATGTCTGGGTACGCGACGTACAGCGCAAGGTGCGCGATATCGCGAGCCCTCGTCATGGACGCCTGCCCCGCATTGGCTTGATTGGGGCAAGCCGAGGCCAATCGAGCTACTATCTGACGCTCTTCCCGCAGTGGGAGTCGGTCAGCGTACCGCTGGTCGAGGGGATTTCGGCCAGCCAGATACGCGAGAGGCTGCTTCGCTCCGTCTCGTCTGCAAGCGATTATCTCTCTACCGGGGCGGCCCATGACTTGCCTCCCAGTGTGCATGGCACCCTGCGCGATTTCGCCGACACGCAGCCCTTTCTGCAGCTCATCGAAGAGCAGCGTCTGCTCGATCAATATCGCAGTGCCTGGGTCGATGCGCCCTACCCGCCGATCTTCGTGACGGTCAATGCCGTCGTCGTTCAGTCTGGCCATGTGCTGTTGGTCAAGCGCACCGCTGCACCGGGCAAGGGCCTGCTCGCCCTTCCCGGCGGCTTCGTCAACTCCCATGAACGCCTGCTCGATGCCTGTCTGCGCGAACTGCGTGAACGGCTACGGCTCAAGGTGCCGGAGCCGGTGCTGAAAGGCTCGCTGCGCGGGCAGCGCCTGTTCGACGAGCCGCATCGCAGCTGGCGTGGGCGTACCCTTGCGGAGGCCTTCTATTTCGCGCTTCGCCCCGAGCAGCAGTTGCCTCAGCTGAAGCCGGTCAAGGGCGGCGATCACGCCCGCTGGGTGGCACTGGCCGATCTTGAGCCCGAGACGCTATTCGAGGATCACTTCTTCATCATCCAGAACTTTCTGGGGCTACCGGCGGACTTCAGCGGCTAG
- the aspS gene encoding aspartate--tRNA ligase, with amino-acid sequence MRSHYCGQLNETQVDEQVTLCGWVHRRRDHGGVIFLDMRDRDGVAQVVVDPDTQEAFATADRARNEYVLRITGRVRVRPEGTQNPNMPTGMIEVLAKKVEVLNTAATPPFQLDEHGKVGEEVRLKHRYIDLRRPEMIEKLRLRSRISHNVRAYLEGQGFLDIETPILTRATPEGARDYLVPSRTHAGSFFALPQSPQLFKQLLMVSGFDRYYQIAKCFRDEDLRADRQPEFTQIDLEASFVDEDDIMGITETMIRGLFKEVLSVELPEFPRMPYSEAMTRFGSDKPDLRIPLELTDVDDLMQQVDFKVFSGPAKADDGRVAALKVSGGAKLSRKEIDDYTKFVGIYGAKGLAWIKVNERAKGLEGLQSPIVKFMENVVEALLDRVEAKDGDIIFFGADKTRIVNEALGALRVKLGEDLNLYTQAWAPLWVVDFPMFEADDNGRLSALHHPFTAPSCTPEELKANPATALSRAYDMVLNGTELGGGSIRIHDQAMQRVVFEVLGIGQEEAEEKFGFLLDALKFGAPPHGGLAFGLDRLVMLMTGARTIREVIAFPKTQSAADLMTDAPGEVSADQLKDLNIRLRQKAKPDATSE; translated from the coding sequence ATGCGCAGCCATTATTGCGGCCAGCTGAACGAGACCCAGGTGGACGAGCAGGTCACCTTGTGTGGATGGGTGCACCGTCGCCGAGATCACGGTGGGGTGATTTTCCTCGACATGCGCGATCGCGATGGCGTCGCCCAGGTCGTGGTCGATCCGGACACCCAGGAGGCCTTCGCCACCGCCGACCGCGCCCGCAATGAGTATGTGCTGCGCATCACCGGACGCGTGCGCGTACGCCCGGAAGGCACCCAGAATCCCAACATGCCGACCGGCATGATCGAAGTACTGGCCAAGAAGGTGGAGGTGCTCAACACCGCCGCCACGCCGCCGTTCCAGCTCGACGAACATGGCAAGGTAGGCGAGGAAGTGCGCCTCAAGCACCGCTACATCGATCTGCGTCGTCCAGAGATGATCGAAAAGCTGCGCCTGCGCTCGCGCATTTCGCACAATGTGCGTGCCTATCTCGAGGGGCAGGGCTTCCTGGATATCGAGACCCCGATTCTGACCCGGGCCACCCCGGAAGGGGCGCGCGACTACCTGGTGCCGAGTCGCACCCACGCCGGCAGCTTCTTTGCGTTGCCGCAGTCGCCGCAGCTGTTCAAGCAGCTGCTGATGGTCTCCGGCTTCGACCGCTACTACCAGATCGCCAAGTGCTTCCGCGACGAGGACCTGCGCGCCGACCGTCAGCCCGAATTCACCCAGATCGACCTCGAAGCCTCGTTCGTCGACGAAGACGACATCATGGGCATCACCGAGACGATGATTCGCGGCTTGTTCAAGGAGGTTCTCTCGGTCGAGCTGCCCGAGTTCCCGCGCATGCCCTACAGCGAGGCGATGACGCGCTTTGGCTCCGACAAACCGGACCTGCGTATCCCGCTGGAGCTCACCGATGTCGATGATTTGATGCAGCAGGTCGACTTCAAGGTCTTTTCCGGTCCCGCCAAGGCTGACGACGGCCGCGTTGCCGCGCTCAAGGTGAGCGGTGGCGCCAAGCTGTCGCGCAAGGAGATCGACGACTACACCAAGTTCGTCGGCATCTACGGTGCCAAGGGGTTGGCCTGGATCAAGGTCAACGAACGCGCCAAGGGGCTCGAAGGGCTGCAGTCGCCGATCGTCAAGTTCATGGAGAACGTGGTCGAAGCGCTGCTCGATCGGGTCGAGGCGAAGGATGGCGACATCATCTTCTTCGGTGCCGACAAGACGCGTATCGTCAACGAGGCGCTGGGCGCGCTGCGCGTCAAGCTGGGTGAGGACCTGAACCTCTACACTCAGGCCTGGGCACCGCTGTGGGTGGTCGACTTCCCGATGTTCGAGGCCGACGACAACGGTCGTCTCTCGGCACTCCACCACCCGTTCACCGCCCCCTCGTGCACCCCGGAAGAGCTCAAGGCCAACCCGGCGACGGCGCTCTCGCGTGCCTACGACATGGTACTCAACGGTACCGAACTGGGTGGCGGCTCGATCCGTATCCACGACCAGGCTATGCAGCGCGTGGTCTTCGAGGTGCTCGGCATCGGCCAGGAGGAGGCCGAGGAGAAGTTCGGCTTCCTGCTCGACGCACTCAAGTTCGGCGCACCGCCGCATGGCGGTCTGGCCTTCGGCCTCGACCGTCTGGTGATGCTGATGACCGGCGCGCGCACCATCCGCGAAGTGATCGCCTTCCCCAAGACACAGAGTGCGGCGGATCTCATGACCGACGCGCCGGGCGAAGTGAGCGCAGATCAGCTCAAGGATCTCAATATCCGCCTGCGTCAGAAGGCCAAGCCGGACGCCACCAGCGAGTGA
- a CDS encoding FmdB family zinc ribbon protein — translation MPIYEYECKACGHRMEKLQKISADPLRECPACQAPELNRLVSAAGFRLAGGGWYETDFKSGSKKNIAGEGTSSDSSAAKPAATESPKGGAAA, via the coding sequence ATGCCCATCTATGAATATGAGTGCAAGGCCTGCGGCCACCGCATGGAGAAGCTGCAGAAGATCAGTGCTGATCCGCTGAGGGAGTGTCCGGCCTGCCAGGCACCCGAACTCAACCGGCTGGTCTCCGCCGCCGGTTTCCGGCTGGCCGGGGGCGGCTGGTACGAAACCGATTTCAAATCCGGTTCGAAGAAGAATATCGCCGGCGAAGGCACCTCGAGCGATTCGAGTGCCGCCAAGCCGGCAGCCACGGAGAGCCCAAAAGGCGGTGCCGCCGCCTGA
- the ruvC gene encoding crossover junction endodeoxyribonuclease RuvC: protein MLILGIDPGSRITGYGVLDVSTSTPIYVASGCIRIKADDLAQKLAQVYAGVSELIAVHRPGEFAIEQVFMASNPDSALKLGQARGTAIVCAANHGLAVSEYGPRQIKQAVTGTGSADKVQVQHMVTAILGLSATPQADAADALAIALTHAHARLGLVTKGSYGGRQSRQTRGKRWRDYQPE, encoded by the coding sequence ATGTTGATTCTGGGGATCGATCCCGGCTCGCGAATCACCGGCTATGGCGTGCTCGACGTGAGCACGTCGACGCCGATCTATGTCGCCAGTGGCTGCATTCGTATCAAGGCTGACGACCTTGCCCAGAAGCTGGCTCAGGTCTATGCCGGTGTCAGTGAGCTGATCGCCGTGCATCGCCCCGGTGAATTTGCCATCGAGCAGGTATTCATGGCCAGCAATCCCGATTCGGCACTCAAGCTCGGCCAGGCCCGCGGTACGGCAATCGTATGCGCCGCCAATCATGGGCTGGCGGTAAGCGAATATGGGCCGCGCCAGATCAAGCAGGCGGTGACGGGAACAGGGAGCGCCGACAAGGTCCAGGTGCAGCACATGGTGACCGCCATCCTCGGCCTCTCCGCCACCCCGCAGGCTGATGCCGCCGATGCTCTGGCCATTGCCTTGACCCATGCCCACGCCCGGCTCGGGCTGGTGACCAAGGGTAGTTATGGTGGCCGACAGAGCCGCCAGACTCGTGGCAAGCGCTGGCGTGACTACCAGCCGGAATGA
- a CDS encoding ribokinase has product MNSFLYNYGSINIDHVYQVPHLVRPGETLTSSSYRQVLGGKGANQSLAMARAGGKLGHWGRLSAQDRWALEPLVEAGVDVEGVELCDESSGHALIQVDAAAENAIILYPGANHGFSDRRIDTLIAQAQPGDGLLLQNECNGLARVMLRAREAGMVIAFNPAPMTADVIQLPLADCQCLFVNRVEAADLAGLPADSDAQQLLDALSRQLPDGELVLTLGSEGVCYQGGGKRLSLPSHRVTAVDTTAAGDTFIGYFLAARQAGESAEHCLRLASAASALCVQRPGAAPSIPTIDEVKSAMDSWAPLQSTPLA; this is encoded by the coding sequence GTGAATAGTTTTCTATACAACTACGGCTCGATCAATATCGACCACGTCTATCAAGTGCCCCACCTGGTAAGACCCGGCGAGACGCTGACCAGCAGCAGCTACCGACAGGTGCTGGGCGGCAAGGGCGCCAATCAGTCGCTAGCCATGGCGCGTGCCGGCGGCAAGCTGGGCCACTGGGGGCGACTGAGCGCTCAGGACCGCTGGGCGCTCGAGCCATTGGTCGAAGCCGGCGTGGATGTCGAGGGTGTCGAGCTCTGCGATGAATCCAGCGGCCATGCGCTGATTCAAGTCGACGCCGCGGCCGAGAACGCGATCATCCTTTATCCGGGCGCCAATCATGGCTTCAGTGACCGACGCATCGATACGCTGATTGCCCAGGCGCAGCCCGGCGACGGGTTGTTGCTGCAGAATGAGTGCAATGGCTTGGCACGAGTCATGCTCAGGGCACGGGAGGCAGGGATGGTGATCGCCTTCAATCCCGCCCCGATGACCGCGGATGTAATTCAGCTCCCCTTGGCTGACTGCCAGTGCCTGTTCGTCAATCGGGTCGAAGCAGCCGACCTGGCGGGCCTGCCAGCCGACAGCGACGCCCAGCAGCTGCTTGATGCGCTCTCTCGACAACTGCCGGATGGCGAGCTGGTCCTGACGCTGGGCAGCGAAGGCGTCTGCTATCAGGGCGGTGGCAAACGCCTCTCGCTACCCTCCCACCGTGTCACGGCGGTCGACACCACTGCTGCTGGCGATACCTTCATCGGCTATTTTCTTGCCGCGCGTCAAGCCGGTGAATCGGCCGAGCACTGCCTGCGACTGGCCAGTGCCGCATCGGCGCTCTGCGTCCAGCGGCCGGGTGCGGCACCCAGCATCCCGACTATCGACGAGGTCAAGAGCGCCATGGACAGCTGGGCCCCATTGCAGTCGACACCTCTCGCTTAA
- a CDS encoding NAD(P)-dependent oxidoreductase: protein MKAVILDAATLGDDIDLSPLRNQVDALDIHALTRDDQRVARLQGATVAIVNKVVLDAEVLEALPELKLICVLATGLNNIDTETARQRGIAVRNVTAYGTASVAQHTLMLMLALANRLPLYQREVVDGGWGESPFFCLMGHTTLQLAGKRLVIVGQGELGSRVAQLASAFDMQVTFAARPGNEANDARPALADLLADADIVSLHCPLSDATHHLFDAQRLACMKAGALLVNCARGGIIDEHAALDSLRAGHLGGLSVDSLPAEPPRDGHALIAALREPLNLIVTPHNAWITPEARANIVYLTVENLQQWREIGAS, encoded by the coding sequence ATGAAAGCCGTGATTCTCGATGCCGCCACTCTTGGCGATGATATCGACCTGAGCCCCCTGCGCAATCAGGTCGATGCGCTTGATATTCATGCCCTGACCCGCGATGACCAGCGCGTGGCGCGTCTCCAGGGGGCCACAGTGGCCATTGTCAACAAGGTGGTTCTCGATGCCGAGGTGCTCGAGGCGCTGCCAGAACTGAAGCTGATCTGCGTGCTGGCCACGGGTCTCAACAATATCGACACCGAGACTGCCAGGCAACGCGGTATCGCAGTGCGCAACGTGACCGCCTACGGCACTGCAAGCGTAGCTCAGCATACGCTAATGCTGATGTTGGCCCTGGCCAACCGTTTGCCGCTATATCAGCGCGAGGTGGTCGATGGTGGCTGGGGCGAGAGCCCTTTCTTCTGTTTGATGGGACATACTACTTTGCAGCTGGCCGGCAAGCGGCTGGTGATCGTCGGGCAGGGCGAGCTTGGCAGCCGTGTAGCACAGCTCGCCAGCGCTTTCGATATGCAGGTCACCTTCGCGGCCCGCCCGGGCAACGAGGCCAACGATGCTCGGCCGGCGCTGGCCGATTTGCTGGCCGATGCCGATATCGTCAGCTTGCACTGTCCGCTGAGCGATGCCACCCACCATCTGTTCGATGCTCAGCGCCTTGCCTGCATGAAAGCCGGTGCCCTGTTGGTCAACTGCGCGCGGGGCGGCATCATCGACGAGCACGCTGCGCTGGATTCCCTGCGTGCCGGTCATCTGGGGGGGCTCAGTGTCGATTCCCTGCCCGCAGAGCCGCCGCGTGACGGGCATGCACTGATCGCGGCACTTCGGGAGCCGCTGAATCTCATCGTCACCCCCCATAATGCCTGGATCACGCCGGAAGCTCGCGCCAATATCGTGTACCTGACGGTGGAGAACCTCCAGCAGTGGCGTGAAATTGGCGCCTCTTGA
- a CDS encoding LysR family transcriptional regulator — MNLETKWLEDFVALANTRSFSASARQRHVTQPAFSRRIRSLEQAVGVTLVDRSTTPVGLTPEGQLFLVTARNLVEQLNECLGRLRGVSMANEALDIVAAHSLALAFYPQWISRLQQGLGELPTRLVAMNVGDAIHVLREGNCDLMLGYYDPYASMQLDAEVFPSFSIGQVKMIPVCLPNEKGEPRFPLAGEGSIPFLAYTQGAFLGSSVRMLLKNDPIRLRLRTVYETAMAEGLKGMMMQGVGMAWIPDFCIREELSSGRLVRAAGSEWDVALEIRLYRCSLVHKPGVEKLWRQMMKLPRDFLQA; from the coding sequence GTGAACCTCGAGACCAAATGGCTGGAAGACTTCGTGGCCCTGGCCAACACGCGAAGCTTTTCCGCTTCGGCACGTCAGCGCCACGTGACCCAGCCGGCCTTCAGTCGCCGGATTCGCTCGCTGGAGCAGGCGGTGGGCGTCACTCTGGTCGATCGCTCCACCACACCGGTTGGCTTGACGCCGGAAGGACAGCTCTTCTTGGTGACGGCTCGCAACCTGGTCGAACAGCTCAACGAGTGCCTGGGGCGCCTGCGAGGTGTATCGATGGCCAATGAGGCACTTGATATCGTCGCTGCTCACTCACTGGCGCTGGCGTTCTATCCACAATGGATCTCGCGTCTGCAGCAGGGGCTCGGTGAGCTTCCCACCCGCCTGGTGGCGATGAACGTGGGCGATGCGATCCATGTGCTGCGTGAGGGCAATTGCGACCTGATGCTGGGCTACTACGATCCCTATGCCAGCATGCAGCTTGACGCGGAGGTCTTTCCCTCGTTCTCCATCGGGCAAGTCAAGATGATCCCGGTATGCCTCCCTAATGAGAAGGGGGAGCCGCGCTTCCCGCTCGCCGGAGAGGGTTCCATACCTTTTCTGGCCTATACCCAAGGCGCATTTCTCGGCAGCAGCGTACGCATGCTGTTGAAGAACGACCCGATCCGTTTGCGGCTGCGGACCGTGTATGAAACCGCCATGGCTGAAGGCTTGAAGGGGATGATGATGCAGGGGGTGGGCATGGCCTGGATACCCGATTTCTGCATCCGCGAGGAGCTTTCCAGCGGCCGGCTGGTACGCGCGGCCGGCAGCGAGTGGGACGTGGCACTGGAGATCCGCCTCTATCGTTGCTCGCTGGTGCACAAGCCCGGTGTCGAGAAGCTCTGGCGGCAGATGATGAAGCTGCCCCGCGATTTCCTTCAGGCCTAG
- the cls gene encoding cardiolipin synthase, translating to MTSWLIGMAIFMVHLLGLLSAVLALLSSRTSQGAIAWIISLVTFPYVALPAYWIFGRPRFYGYVSARGERDTVLRRVLMRYREQVEPYLADSNLAEVRAVEHLAKMPLTSGNHAELLIDGEATFESLFAGIDAAEEYLLIQFFIIRHDALGLELKHRLESAAERGVRVYFLYDEIGCHKLNEGYLVDLIDAGVAVSAFNNSSMGVRHRYQLNFRNHRKVLVVDGREGWLGGFNVGVEYLGQHRRHGPWRDTHLKLTGPSVLGLQEAFWEDWHWATGDVLGLSWEPHVASEECQNVVIVPSGPADRQETASLMVQHAIHSARKLLWVTSPYFVPDQGVLDALRLAAMRDVDVRIMIPERPDHLLVFLSAFSFLPDMLRAGVKVFRYQPGFLHQKVMLIDDHTATVGTVNLDNRSFRLNFEITAYIPDRRFAAQVRLMLEKDFTQCRRISYEEIHERPLWKKVVSRAAYLLSPVQ from the coding sequence ATGACTTCCTGGTTGATCGGCATGGCCATTTTCATGGTCCACTTGCTGGGACTGCTGTCGGCCGTGCTGGCCCTGCTGTCGAGCCGTACCTCGCAAGGGGCGATCGCCTGGATCATTTCGCTGGTCACCTTTCCCTATGTTGCCCTGCCAGCCTATTGGATATTCGGCCGGCCACGTTTCTATGGGTACGTCTCGGCGCGTGGCGAGCGCGACACCGTGTTGCGTCGGGTGTTGATGCGCTACCGCGAGCAGGTGGAACCCTACCTGGCCGACTCGAACCTCGCCGAGGTGCGTGCCGTGGAGCACCTTGCCAAGATGCCTCTGACCAGCGGCAACCATGCCGAGCTATTGATCGACGGCGAGGCAACCTTCGAGAGTCTCTTTGCGGGTATCGATGCCGCTGAGGAGTACCTGCTCATTCAGTTCTTCATCATCCGGCACGATGCACTGGGGCTCGAACTCAAGCACCGCCTCGAGAGTGCCGCGGAGCGCGGCGTCAGGGTCTATTTCCTATATGACGAGATCGGCTGCCACAAGCTCAACGAAGGCTATCTGGTCGACCTGATCGATGCCGGGGTCGCGGTCAGTGCGTTCAACAACTCCAGCATGGGGGTACGCCACCGTTATCAGTTGAACTTCCGCAATCACCGCAAGGTACTGGTGGTGGATGGCCGCGAAGGGTGGCTTGGGGGATTCAATGTCGGCGTCGAATATCTTGGCCAGCACCGCCGTCACGGTCCCTGGCGGGACACTCACCTGAAACTCACCGGCCCAAGCGTATTGGGCCTGCAGGAGGCGTTCTGGGAGGATTGGCACTGGGCCACTGGCGATGTGCTTGGACTCTCCTGGGAGCCGCATGTGGCAAGCGAAGAGTGCCAGAATGTCGTGATTGTGCCCTCGGGCCCTGCCGATCGTCAGGAGACCGCCAGCCTGATGGTGCAGCATGCCATCCATAGCGCCAGGAAGCTGCTCTGGGTAACCAGCCCCTATTTCGTGCCCGATCAGGGGGTCCTCGACGCCCTGCGCCTGGCGGCGATGCGCGATGTGGACGTGCGCATCATGATTCCCGAGCGCCCCGATCACCTGCTGGTTTTTCTGTCGGCCTTCTCCTTTCTGCCCGACATGCTGCGCGCCGGCGTCAAGGTATTCCGCTACCAGCCCGGCTTCCTGCATCAGAAGGTGATGCTGATCGACGATCACACCGCCACGGTAGGGACGGTCAATCTCGACAATCGCTCGTTTCGTCTCAATTTCGAGATCACCGCCTATATTCCCGATCGGCGCTTTGCCGCGCAGGTCAGACTGATGCTGGAGAAGGACTTCACCCAGTGTCGGCGCATTTCCTACGAGGAGATACATGAGCGTCCGTTGTGGAAGAAAGTCGTATCACGCGCGGCCTATCTGCTGTCGCCCGTTCAATAG
- a CDS encoding nucleoside hydrolase has translation MSYPIIFDTDPGIDDAQAIAIALAHPEIELLGLTTTFGNVEIDTATRNALLLCELAGQTIPVAQGAAAPLVNAKHLAPAFIHGANGLGNIPLPEVQGKALEVSAPQFIVDTVNARPGEVTLVAVGPLGNLATALLLDPSIVDRVKQVVVMGGSIREGGNVTPVAEANIFNDPHAASRVLTAGWPLTMVGLDATHRCVLAPDAMEKIAAGRGELGRVLADSYAFYSDFYRGALGIDGCCPHDSCALAWLIRPELFTTVHGHLSVVTEGPAEGQTVFAPQGRDFIVERWSRTPLVEVCLGANGDAVIEWIVDTLS, from the coding sequence ATGTCCTATCCCATCATCTTCGATACCGACCCGGGCATCGATGACGCCCAGGCCATCGCCATTGCCCTGGCCCACCCCGAGATCGAACTGCTCGGCCTGACCACCACTTTCGGCAATGTCGAAATCGATACCGCGACCCGCAATGCCCTGCTGCTGTGCGAACTGGCGGGTCAGACCATTCCTGTTGCCCAGGGAGCCGCCGCGCCATTGGTCAACGCCAAGCACCTTGCCCCGGCATTCATCCATGGCGCCAATGGACTGGGTAACATCCCGCTTCCCGAGGTTCAGGGCAAGGCGCTGGAGGTCAGTGCCCCTCAGTTCATCGTCGACACCGTCAATGCCCGCCCGGGCGAGGTGACGCTGGTGGCCGTGGGCCCGCTCGGCAACCTGGCAACCGCCCTGCTGCTCGACCCCAGCATCGTCGATCGGGTGAAACAGGTAGTGGTCATGGGCGGTTCGATCAGGGAAGGCGGCAATGTCACGCCGGTTGCCGAAGCCAATATCTTCAACGATCCGCACGCCGCCTCGCGGGTGCTGACCGCCGGCTGGCCGCTGACCATGGTGGGGCTGGATGCCACGCACCGCTGCGTGCTGGCCCCTGATGCCATGGAGAAGATCGCCGCCGGCCGAGGGGAACTGGGGAGAGTGCTGGCCGACAGCTATGCCTTCTACAGCGATTTCTACCGTGGCGCGCTTGGTATCGACGGCTGCTGTCCCCACGACAGCTGTGCACTGGCCTGGCTCATCAGGCCGGAGCTCTTCACCACCGTGCATGGCCACCTCTCGGTAGTCACGGAGGGCCCCGCCGAGGGACAGACGGTGTTCGCGCCGCAGGGCCGCGACTTCATCGTCGAGCGCTGGTCACGCACGCCACTGGTGGAGGTGTGCCTGGGCGCCAATGGCGATGCAGTGATCGAGTGGATCGTCGACACCCTGTCGTAG
- a CDS encoding acylphosphatase has product MDKCCIKAIVVGKVQGVWFRRATQEQALQHGVTGHARNLPDGRVEVVLCGASSAVNAVTQWLWQGPTGARVTHVEMEGIEWHDTNTFRTL; this is encoded by the coding sequence ATGGACAAGTGCTGTATCAAGGCCATCGTGGTGGGCAAGGTGCAGGGGGTGTGGTTTCGCCGTGCCACACAGGAGCAGGCGCTCCAGCATGGCGTGACCGGTCATGCCAGGAATCTGCCCGACGGTCGCGTCGAGGTGGTGCTATGTGGTGCCTCGAGCGCGGTAAACGCCGTCACGCAATGGCTATGGCAGGGACCCACTGGCGCTCGAGTCACGCATGTCGAAATGGAAGGTATCGAGTGGCACGACACCAATACCTTCCGTACGCTCTAG